The proteins below come from a single bacterium genomic window:
- the lpoB gene encoding penicillin-binding protein activator LpoB: MVRRFHILSLSLVLFAALLSGCSSQMKTRYVEDTTTTEATSLYFSHKDLQLIADAMVDDLLKQGYFKEVPLVRISQVSNKTDEHIDTKSITDSIRTRLLRSGEVKFVADVSEKGAREEMVKELKFGESALADPSKSPEVGKMQAAKYHLFGEITSTESSAGKVKEKFFKMTLSLAEVETGVLVWANEKEILKQGKKQTVGW, encoded by the coding sequence ATGGTCAGGCGCTTCCATATCCTTTCGCTCTCGCTCGTGCTTTTCGCGGCGCTGCTTTCGGGGTGCTCCAGCCAGATGAAGACGCGCTACGTCGAGGATACGACAACCACCGAGGCGACAAGCCTTTATTTCAGCCACAAGGATTTGCAGCTTATCGCCGACGCGATGGTGGACGATCTTTTAAAGCAGGGGTATTTCAAGGAGGTTCCGCTCGTCCGCATCAGCCAGGTTTCCAACAAGACCGACGAGCACATCGACACCAAGTCGATCACCGATTCGATACGCACCCGCCTCCTCCGTTCCGGCGAGGTGAAGTTCGTCGCGGACGTTTCGGAGAAGGGCGCGCGCGAGGAGATGGTGAAGGAGCTGAAATTCGGCGAATCGGCGCTGGCGGACCCCTCGAAGTCCCCGGAGGTGGGGAAGATGCAGGCCGCGAAATACCACCTCTTCGGCGAGATAACCTCCACCGAATCCTCCGCCGGGAAGGTCAAGGAGAAGTTTTTCAAGATGACCCTCAGCCTCGCGGAGGTGGAGACGGGCGTTCTGGTCTGGGCGAACGAGAAGGAAATTCTAAAGCAGGGAAAGAAACAGACAGTAGGCTGGTAA